From the genome of Mya arenaria isolate MELC-2E11 chromosome 5, ASM2691426v1:
tcatcatcatcatcatcatttatcaTCACCATTATTGTCGTCGTCGGTATTTTATCCGAAGTATTAAAgtgacatcatcatcatcatcatcatcatcatcatcataatcatcatcatcatcatcatcatcatcatcatcactatcatcattgTCATGATCGTAATCATcgttattatcatcatcatcatcatcatcatcatcatcatcatcatcatcatcatcatcatcatcaatatataaaataaaacatgaacgttTGTAGATTTATTAAAGCaagataaaatatcagaaataacataagaaaaatgcttttaaaaccATCAGAAAGAAATTTCATTCACTTAGCAGAAATATtgtatttagtaaaaaaatgatttttatggAAGCGTTCGTTTCAGCAATATACTGGCAAAGTttttaatgacgtcattgttCTATAAGTGACGTCACAGCGTTTATTACTCCTAGTCATCCGGTAGGAAGTCTTCGTCATCTCCCTCCTCGTACAGCTCGCGCACCCGGATATCTGGTCCATGGCGTACAGCCCCGTAGCAGCGCATGCCCTTCTGGGAGGCGTAGATGTTGGTTTCTGCCTGCTGTGTGAGCATCCCCTCGCCCTCCTTTACTTGGTCGTCCGCCCGGATGTCGGCCCCGTGGCGGACCGAGCCGTATCCGGTCATGCCGGCCTGGGAGGCGTAAATGTTGGTTTTAGACTGCTGGGTGAGGAGGCCCTGGCTAGCACGCAGCTGCTTGCGGCTCcacttcttctttttcttctctGGCGTTGACATTTCCTGTGATAAAAAAGAAGCCATTTTATTCGTTGTTTCCGTTTCGTGAATAAGTTTTGTTAATACAGATCGGAAGCATTTCCTTTTCATGCGGAATGCTTACTGTTCCGTTTAAAAGTTAGGCAGATACATGTAAAATGCACTGTTACAAAGTTAGGCCAATAACGGACAAAGATGCATTTGCCGCGAGTTCCAAGCAAgtattaaacatttacatagAACAACAAAGTATCGAGCACTCACCATTTCGAAAGAAGGCTGAAAATACATTAAGACAAGGCTCCCTAGTtgaaaagcaaaacaatttattatcaggaaaaatgtaatttaacatTCTTTTTCTGTAACACATTCCATGgcattttttgaaattgttatacAAAACATTGTCCATTTTTTGCACGAAATGTAAATAGAAAAAggattttattaaaactataaaattaaaGTCTTTCTTAAATCCACActaaatttatttagtttaattcCCCCCATGTAACACAGCAGAATCAGAGTCATTTAGGTTAGTCAGCGGCGTCCCCTGCCGCTTCTTCCGGTGCACGTGCGGGACGGGGGGAAGCGCGCGGCTTCTTGACGTCCTCCTCCTCATCCGTCAGAAATTCGTCATCGTCACCCTCGTACAGCTCTCGCACCCTGATGTCGGCCCCGTGGCGGACGGCCAGAAAGGGCGTCATGCCCTTTTGCGAGTCGTATATATTGGTCTTTGCCTGCTGGGTAAGAAGGCCCTGGCTCGCCCTCAGCTGTCTCTTGCTCCAcctctttttcttcttttctccTGCCACCTCCATTTCCTGTATGGAACGGAAGTTCAAGATGAATATTCTCTGCGTATGTCTGATTTTAGATGGACTTCGCGTATGTATCAGAATTATAAGTATTGCTCTTTATTATGGAGCACCCATTTGTTTCCGGCTAAATATTACCATATCAAACTGTATTATGTTCAAAGACGATCATATCCGAGGTTATCCGGATCAAGGAGCTACTCGACAGCAGCGCCACCTATAGTATGATTTTGGGGTGATAACCCGCTGAAGTCGCCAATTGACATTTAGGATATAGTACACACAATTAtctatttctttttaatgacGTCATCGTCTGTATGATAGAAGTGTGTCTGAATCAGTTATTGATTCTGGTGTGCAGACGTTATTCTatatgtttaagtaaaatacAGAAGTTAACCTAAGGATACCGTGTGACCATGACTTGTCCAGCAAATACACCaatttttctgaaatttaaaaagtGGGCCAATACTTGGATAAGCTCAAATTGCGCAAACATTTCAGCATTTCATGACACAATTCTCCGTCATTCAACCATCATTCTGGATGTGTCCTGATACTGGACTATTAAACAATGCTGGAAACAATATAGATGCTAGTGTCCAGTAGCACCTGTATGCATTGTAATGCTCAGGTGTCCATCtgcaatgttttaaatagtGATCCTACAATCTTAAACTAATTTGCATGAAACTTTAAGCATTCGCAGACGAGAAACAAAAGCACGTGTATTAGTTTTGCTACATGCAAACAGATCGTATTTCTCCCAGTAAATCAAGGCCTATTTTTAGTTGTTTTCAGAAACCACGTGGTTTTCGTATGATTTATCTTTTGTATCAATGTTTCAAGTCGAAACTTGTACTTTTCATACACCTATGGTCACGGTTGTTCGGACAACCCGATCAAGCTATCCACTACGAGTTGTTGGTAACCGTCATACCAAACTGGTTCGAAAGGTTGTTACTGTATTCCGTTATATTTTCATCTTATGAGTTTAAGGCATCTTAGGGAATCTTTAAGGACTCTATGTGATGGAATACAAcacaaaattgtttataaattatttatccTAAGAAAAATGGCATAAATCACAAGTACATTCTGGACatggaaaatattgttttgaagagtacagcaataatatttatttcctaGTTACATATTCAAGAATCCACATCTTAACTGATAATGTGATCCttcaaaattacaattaaactGTCTTGATCATTAATGACAAAGGTTTTAAGTGTTAAATCACTCCTCCTCAGGAAAAATGTCATCTGACCCAGGCAAGGGGCTAGCCTCCTTCTCATGCCCTTCGCTTTCATCAACAACCGGCTCTTCCAGCTCATCAGGTACTTCCGTTTCAAGTTCATCTGCCTCGTGAACCGGTTCTAGTTCTTGCTCCGGTTCTGGTTCCGGTTCCGGTTCAGGCGTACGCTTCCTTTCTTCAACAGGTTCTGGTTGCGAATGAACGGGCGTGTCTGCCAGGCCATGGTCGCGTGCTTCGTCCCGAACTTTCCAAGCAGGTTTCATCGGGGACGGCTCGTCCTCGTCGGTCGGATATTCGTCGTCGGCGCCCTCCTCGTATAGCTCTTTAACCCGGATATCCGGTCCGTGGCGGACGGAACCGAAGCCAGTCATGCCTTTCTGGGACGCAAACTGGTTCGTCCCCGTCTGCAGTGAGAGGGTGGACAAACCCTCCAGACTTGCATCATCGGCGCGTATGTCTGACCCGTGCCGGACAGCTCCGAAGCTCGTCATTCCTTTTTGGCTCGCGTAGATGTTCGTTTTGGCGACCATGGTGAGCTCGCCGTTGCCCGCCTGGCATACGTTATCAGCCCGGATGTCACGGCCGTGCCGCACCGCACCGAAACCTGTCATCCCCTTTTGACTCGCGTAGATGTTCGTCTGTGCCTGCATTGTGAGCATCCCCTGAGATGCCCGCAGCTGCTTCCGGGAGAACTTTTTCCGGGGTTTTTTAGTCTCCACTGCCGACTCCGACATCTGTAAGAAAGAACTTTATGAGAAACCATGGTCTTTGTACATTCTTCCACATAGAAACCCTAacataaattaagaaataaatacattttccaGAAATGCTAAACATGGCTTTAAAGAATCTACTAGGAAAATGGCTTTCAGTCGTGGGTAATCTATATCACAAACACATATTCCTATGACTGACCACATCAAAGACAAAACTACGtacaaacaaactaacaaataCAATTACACATCACAACACAATAAACACTGCATATCACATCACTGATGGTTTACTAAGTCCTAGCTAAAACAATCAGATCtattactttaatatttcttaatttatcaTGATCAAATGGAATTTTACcgaaacatattaatatttcgAAAAATAGAGAAATATCAACTTACCAAGATATTCCTGTTTCACGTCGGATTCAACCATTCTTACAACCAATGAAAAGTTATTATACTCTAATTCAGTTATCCAATCGCTTTGCCGGGAGATCGGGACTGTCGACGTATCGGAAGAGTGTCTTGATGTGGGGTAAAATAGTTGTATGGATGTGAAATTTGGATAGATGGAATTACAACAAAGGTGGCATAACTTGAAAGCATGAAAAAAGTGTAGATTACCATGCAGCATTGTGAAAGATAAATCATGCTCGATAAATAGGAATAGAAAACAAATACGTCTACAATTGTACGTAGTATATTGGTAATGGAAATTCTACAAGGATAACAGAGTATCATGTTAACACGAACGGAAAATCGATCCTGAGGAATTATGATGAAAAGGCGATTAATCGGTAAAGTCACAAAATATTAAGCGTTTTTCGAAACATGGTGTTTTCTACCAGGAGAAACCaccatcgtcgtcgtcgtcggcAGCGGCGGATGACTCCTCTTCAACAACCCGTTCTGGTTCCGGTTCCGGTTCTGGCGCTGAAGCCGGCTCTGGTGACGGCTGCTTTGCGGGAGCGGCGGGCTGGGCCGCCTGTTTTGACTCCCGGCGTCGCTGAGTGGCTGACACCTGCGGCGTGTCCTCCTCATCCGTCGGATACTCGTCATCTTCGCCCTCCTCCCAGAGCTGTTTAACTCTGATGTCACCGGCATGACGGACGGATCCAAATGCGCTCATTCCCCTCTGGGAGGCAAATATATTGGTCTCTGCAACTTTTGTTAAAGCACCGTTACTTCTTTGATCCATGTCATCGACCTTGATATCTTTCCCATGTCGTACTGAACCGAAAGACATGCCCTTTTGAGAGGCGTAGATGTGAGTAGCAGCGACTTTTGTCAATACGCCCTGTCCTCGCATGTCGACGTCGTCGGCGGCAATGTCGCGGCCGTGACGGACAGCTCCAAAAGGAGTCATGCCCTTCTGAGTGGCGTACTGGTTAGTGGCGGCCATCTGGTGGATGAAGCCATTTCCGGCGCGCAGCTGTTTTTTGGAGAATTTCTTCTTTTCGTCGGACATCTGTGGAGGTAGGATAAAAACAGCACACACGTTAACAATAATGGTGAGCAAAGTGAAGCAATGTTGACGCTATCAATGTTAATAAAGGTGACTATGGAATTGCAACGCTGTCTGCAACTAACGCGTTCGTATGTAACACTGATCGTTTACGCGCGATTAACATTTCAGACTATGGATTCGGGGATGGTCGAATGAAGGCTGAAACTTGGAATTGGCAACATAACCGTGCGGGTATAGTTTCTTTACGTGAATAAATACACGTTCTCCATTGCTTAACATACATGCACTGTTTTTCCTGTATGAACTAATCgtcaaaaatcgtcaaaagacagacttgtaattaaaatttatttaaaagtgaaaatcttaaatataacaatcaaaGTATATTCTCGACAACTGAAAATCGCCCCCAGCGAACTTTTGTACCCTCTTGATGCCTACTGCCAGCCCAACAGTAGCTTTCGTATATAGCCCATATTTTCAACACTATTTAACAATACTTTAAATACAATATGCCGAAGACTTACAAGTCTTACATTCATTTCTTTCTTGTTCCTAGGCAACATACACAGCCTcgaaaaataaataccaaagAGTTTAAAGAAGTATGAAAAGCAGAAATGAAAAGCAAGAATACTGACGTCATTAGTATGGtatctaaacataaaaaaattctCCACTTTGCCTCATATCAATGTATCTTACGCGATGTCATTGTCCAATTAAGCATActttatgttttacattatttgatATTCTGCTGTTCCAGTTTTCTTCTTTTCGTTCGTTTAAAATTTTGAGTTTTGATCACTGATGGTAAAAGTCTCCACATTGCTGTTTTTCAAGCGTTTCGGTCTACCAGGAAAATCCGCCTTCATCATCACCACCGTCGTCCGCGGGCGCTTCTTCCTCGACAACAGGCTCCGGCTCCGGTTCTGGTTCTGCTTCCGGTTCCGGTTCAGGCTCTGGCGACGGTTGCTTGACGGGAGTGACCTCGACATCAGTCTGGCGCGCTTCGCGGCGCTTCTGGGCCTCTGACTGTGTCGGTTTAGGCTCATCTTCGTCGGTCGGATACTCATCGTCGGCTCCTTCTGCCCAGAGCTCGGTCACCCGGATATCGACACCGTGACGGACGGACCCGAAGCCCGTCATCCCTTTTTGAGATGCAAAGATGTTAGTTTCAGCGATTTTTGTTAGCACGCCGTTACTTCTCTGATCCATGTCGTCAGCATTGATGTCCTTCCCGTGTCGCACGGAACCAAATGACGTCATGCCTTTCTGTGATGCGAAGATATTTGTCTCCGCCACCTTGGTGAGAACACCTTGGCCTCTCTGGTCGGACTGGTCTGCTGCAATGTCTTTTCCGTGACGCACAGACCCGAATGGTGTCATTCCCTTCTGCGAAGCGAAGATGTTAGTCTCAGCGATCTTGCTTAGAGCGCCATTTCCTTGCTGGTCAAGGTCATCGGCTTTTATGTCTTTGCCGTGGCGCACGGAGCCAAAGGCAGACATTCCCTTCTGTGAGGCATAGATGTGAGTGGCGGCCACCTTGGTCAAGACGCCCTGACCGCGCGCATCAGCGTCATCAGCGACAATGTCTCGGCCGTGACGGACGGACCCGAATGGCGACATGCCACTCTGGGAAGCATATTGGTTAGTGTTGGCCCACTGATGGACGAATCCCTGTCCAGCACGCAGCTGCTTCTTGGAAAACTTCTtctttgttttttcttcagACATCTGTGATACAAGAACGATGAAGCAATGATTAAGCAATGAGTGAATGAGTGGTAATGAAACGTACATGGTTAGGCATGAAAATGCttgatattgaaaaacatgGAATATGCAAAGCTGATGATGTTCAAAAACGTGACGCGCGTTATTCGGGTGACGCTTACCCCCAATCGACGgataaatgaagacttaaacctggtaaaacaaaaacacaattatatattCTAAGAGACGAGTTGACGACTTTAGcccaaatttatttttttaaaaagttcaatTCATAAAACTTTAGTTAAAAGTCGCGTAAAAATAAGATCTTTAAACCGAAATAAATAATTGGCAGTGTCTTCTTCTTGAAACGAATTTGACTGTTTGATGCACTTTTTCAAAACCAAGTGGCCGCTAATTACATAAGTTACCTTGAGCTTTCAGCCCCGAACAGCtcaattcaatataaaaataatatagcagcttaaatataaataaatatcacattctCAAGGAGCCAAATGGTTTTGAATCtgttattttcaaacagttcTGATAAATGTGTGTCCTTGTTCAATTAATATTCTGCCATAGTTCCCAGTATAAAAGCACCATTTGTATCAGGAATCAGATACTGCGACTCGAGTCACAACGCAAACAGTCAAACGTATAGGAATAAGCTGTTTCTATGTGAGGGACGTCATTGCGCATGTCTACTCTTCCTCttcttcctcctcctcctcttcctgctgctgctgctgtgcCACAGGCTGCGGCTCTTCGCGCTTGGAAGCTTTTGGTGGCGGAGTAGGCTCGTCGGGGTCGGTCAAGTACTCGTCGTCGTCGCCTTCCTCGTACAATTCCTTAACTGCGATATCCTTGCCGTGTCGCACAGCACCGAAGCTGGTCATGCCCTTCTGCGAATCGTAGATATTGGTTGCGGCCTGTTGTGTCAAGAACGCCTGGCCTTCTTGGTTCTCATCGTCAGCGCGGATGTCAGCACCGTGACGGACGGCACCATAGCTTGTCATACCCTTCTGCGAGGCGTAAATGTTCGTTTCCGCAACCTGCGAAAGCTGTCCGTTGCTTTCTGCTCTGAGGTCATCGGCTTTGATATCTTTGCCGTGTCTGACGGCACCGAAAGACGTCATTCCCTTCTGCGAATCGTAGATATTAGTTGCCGCCTGCTGAGTAAGGAAAGCCTGACCTTCCTGGTTTTCGTCGTCGGCGCGGATATCGGCGCCATGGCGGACAGAACCATACCCAGTCATGCCCTTCTGGGAGGCGTAGATGTGAGTTGCAGCCTGTTGGGTCAGCAGGGCTTCGCCCTCCTTTGTCTGGTCATCAGCGCGGATGTCAGCGCCGTGGCGTACTGCGCCATATCCGGTCATGCCCTTCTGGGAAGCATAGATGTTTGTCTTGGATTGCTGGGTGAGAAGACCCTGGCTAGCACGGAGCTGCTTCTTGGTCcatctcttcttcttcttctccccGGTTTGCTGATCCTGCGAACAGAACGCTGTCTTGGTAAACATGGTGACGTGACAATGACATTTGGCGTTGTGATCAAGGTATGTTTTGTGTTAAGCTTGTTGATTAATATGTTACATAACTCGTCCGAAAGCCAATATCATTATGCATAACTTTTGCATGCtttaattgaattattattaacatGCTTTATGGAATTTTAAATAAGTGTACTTTCTTGTAATGTCTTTAAAgtaagtatacatgtactatgaaTTTTTAATCTTTTATCAGGTCAATGTCATCGTTgatcataattgtttatgttttacagaGGTTTGGGTGTGAAAATGGTCTGAGGATAAAGGCAAAGAAAACTGGTACGGTGGCTACGGTATTTACTGGGATGGCAAGGAATATGGTATGATAGTTACTGAATTTAATGGGATGGCAAAGGAAGCGGTATGATGGCTACCGCATTTACTGAAATGACAAGGGTAACGATATGATGGATAATGTATCTTTTCGGAAGACAATGACGAACGGTATGATGGCTACTGTATTTACCTTGAAGGAAAATGGAACAGTGATTTTTTACAAGGAAAACGGTAAGGTTGCTACTGTAAATACTTGGGCAGATTATATATAAGTTAGAAGTGTACTTTGTGATCTAGATGTCTATCTGCACGTGATGTTTGCATTAGTAAAGTGTTGACAGTCACACATCATGCAGAAGGGGACAATACAATTTAAGGGCGGGGAGGAGGACAAGGAGTATTAATTGTATGATAGAAGTTGTTCAAGGGGGTGGGTTTGTTGGGGGTAACATTTATAACGAAACTGTGGCACACTTACCCCAAAGTGAATCAAGAAGACAATAACATCAAGTTTAACACAGATCTGGCACATTTTCCACGAGGTTTTCCAAGTACACGTGCACAAAAGCGCGTGAACACGAGCACAGAAGCTAGTGAACACTTCTTGTGAGGAATTAGAAGTGTTAAGCAGCggaaaatcataattaaaataatacaaaagcaTGAAATTGAGCAGCAAAGATAGAACATATGACAAGACAAACAGAAATCATAATGGATACAAGTAGTCAACTCGAAATTTATTCCATTTTGTTTAACATCAACCATTATATTTTACGGAAAAAAACACGGACATATTGCTCATATTGAAAGGTTctcattatatacaatatatctaCTAAATGTTCAGTAAACACAAAAACTTCAGTCAGGCTAATGTTGCAGGTTAAATTAAAATCcctactttgaaaaaaaaaacatatctaaaAATCACTATggtttgtttgctttaaagtgtttttatcatttcttaatTTGTCAGTGTCTTTCCACATTTAAGCTGGGCAGCAGTTATTTCGGGCCAGGCAGTCCAGTGGCCGTGACGTCAGACGTTGTTTTATCTGACGGTTTTTTTTCGTCATCTTCCTCTTCCCACAGCTCTTTAACTTTGATATCGGCGATATGACGTCCAGCCCCGAACGACGTCATACCCGTCTGAGATGCCCCCTTATTTGTGCCCGCCTGGAGCCCGACAAAACCCTGTCCGGCTCGTAGTTGTTCCTTAGTAAACTTTGGCCTCTTTTTCTGGCCCGAGGCCCCTGACTGATTAGGACTTGCCTGTAAACGCAAGGTTGGTCTGGTTTGAAATGATGGATATGAGTCCTTCGAATGTGTGTTTGGTTAATGTATGAGACGTTTAATATCTTGCACGTTTGCAGCACCGTACGTAAGCAAGCCCTGCGACGGCCAAACATAGAATCGACTAAATACTTTGCTTATACATTTACAAGGCATAGTCCTTTGAGAAAGTTCCATTTGACATTCCATGCAACGGAAAGTTTATAGGAAATAAACATAGAAATGACTTGTAGACAGCATTTTCACTCGTTAAAACGATGCTGATAcgaaaggaaaaataaataaaattaatgttcacATAAGTCATCTTACACCCCACTCGTACAATTCATTAAGTTCTTTAAACAGCCTAGTTATTACTCGTCTTCGTTTGTTTCTTCTTCCTCTGCAATCTCGGGTTCGCCGTTTTGCTCGGGCTCGTTAACTTGTTCCGGTACAGGGTTATCTGGTCGGATGCTCCGGCGCGGGGGAGGCGCCTTAACTTCCTCCTCTTCGTCAGTCGGATATTCATCGTCATCTCCTTCCTCGTAAAGCTCCTTTACGCGAATGTCGGCACCGTGGCGGACCGCACCGTAACCGCGCATACCCTTTTGGGAGGCGTATATATTAGTTTCCGCCTGTTGTGTGAGCATTCCGTGGCCCTCCTGCACACAGTCGTCTGACCGGATGTCCGCGCCGTGCCGCACCGACCCGTACCCAGTCATTCCCTTCTGCGAGGCGTAAATGTGGGTGGCGGCCTGCTGCGTAAGGACACCCTCGCCTTCTTTGTTGACGTCATCGGCACGAATGTCAGCCCCATGGCGAACGGACCCAAAACCGGTAGTTCCTGCCTGGGAGGCGTAGATGTTGGTCTTGGACTGCTGGGTAAGGAGTCCCTGGCTGGCGCGCAGCTGTTTCTTAGTCCACCTCTTCTTTTTGCGTTCTCCTGTTTGCTCCATCTGTTAACAACAACACACGTAAAGACAAGCACATTGAGCGAACACAAACAAAGCAAGCCCTGCCTGAGTGACTActacaaagtttcattgaatttggataAACAAGTTGGTGCGACTATACAAAAAAGTCAGCTCTTTGTTAGTAAGCAACATAAAAGTGCAATTTCACAGAAAataacttgacttggaattcTATCAATCACTCTAATGCAgataattctaaaataaatacttttccaCCGGTAACAGACAACGGTTAGTACAACATTCTAGAaactaaacaaattatattgcaACTTACCCGTCCCGGAAGTCAGGCCTTTACCCGATGAAGATGGACGTATTAAAACACATCTGTTAGCCAATCATTCTTCTTAGAAAAGATCACGTGACACTAAACAAAGCTACATACGCATCGCAAAGTTGCATTCCACATCAGCATAGCATTGCATTTCCATGGCAACAATATCTAATATTACAAAGCAAACTTCACTATCTAAACAAATATCTAAAAACATTTCGAGGCTGGCATTCCATAATGATCTTAAGATGCGATTTCAATTCTTGGAACATTAAGACAAgttcaaagaaatatcaatggCAAATCAAACGTATTAACATGCTGTCTCAGAATATTTCGAAAATGAGACAATGTTTGTAATTAGATCTTTATGGAATACCGACCAGgaatgtatgaaaataaagctGGAAGTTACCATCCAATAAAgcataaactttaaaaacattatttgtaagTTACTTTCATTCAAAACTGCATATCCGAATAAGCATTTGCAGGCAACTCCATCAACAAACTTGCATGtgttgtattatgaaaatgacatGTTGTTAATACATCTGTATGATTGTAAAGAATGATTATCTATGACAATATAGCACAAGTATGGTCGATAGTTTCTGGGATCGTTTTTGTTTAAGGGGTTTATACGGGAGTTTTGATAAGAGAATCTTACCGATTGTTGTTACACTGTATTCTATAGGTCTGGTATATTTTCTTTTACCAAAgaaaaagcaatttttaaataaagtg
Proteins encoded in this window:
- the LOC128233620 gene encoding calponin homolog OV9M-like; protein product: MSESAVETKKPRKKFSRKQLRASQGMLTMQAQTNIYASQKGMTGFGAVRHGRDIRADNVCQAGNGELTMVAKTNIYASQKGMTSFGAVRHGSDIRADDASLEGLSTLSLQTGTNQFASQKGMTGFGSVRHGPDIRVKELYEEGADDEYPTDEDEPSPMKPAWKVRDEARDHGLADTPVHSQPEPVEERKRTPEPEPEPEPEQELEPVHEADELETEVPDELEEPVVDESEGHEKEASPLPGSDDIFPEEE
- the LOC128233621 gene encoding uncharacterized protein C53C9.2-like codes for the protein MSDEKKKFSKKQLRAGNGFIHQMAATNQYATQKGMTPFGAVRHGRDIAADDVDMRGQGVLTKVAATHIYASQKGMSFGSVRHGKDIKVDDMDQRSNGALTKVAETNIFASQRGMSAFGSVRHAGDIRVKQLWEEGEDDEYPTDEEDTPQVSATQRRRESKQAAQPAAPAKQPSPEPASAPEPEPEPERVVEEESSAAADDDDDGGFSW
- the LOC128233619 gene encoding calponin homolog OV9M-like codes for the protein MYVSLPLIHSLLNHCFIVLVSQMSEEKTKKKFSKKQLRAGQGFVHQWANTNQYASQSGMSPFGSVRHGRDIVADDADARGQGVLTKVAATHIYASQKGMSAFGSVRHGKDIKADDLDQQGNGALSKIAETNIFASQKGMTPFGSVRHGKDIAADQSDQRGQGVLTKVAETNIFASQKGMTSFGSVRHGKDINADDMDQRSNGVLTKIAETNIFASQKGMTGFGSVRHGVDIRVTELWAEGADDEYPTDEDEPKPTQSEAQKRREARQTDVEVTPVKQPSPEPEPEPEAEPEPEPEPVVEEEAPADDGGDDEGGFSW
- the LOC128235550 gene encoding uncharacterized protein C53C9.2-like, giving the protein MFTKTAFCSQDQQTGEKKKKRWTKKQLRASQGLLTQQSKTNIYASQKGMTGYGAVRHGADIRADDQTKEGEALLTQQAATHIYASQKGMTGYGSVRHGADIRADDENQEGQAFLTQQAATNIYDSQKGMTSFGAVRHGKDIKADDLRAESNGQLSQVAETNIYASQKGMTSYGAVRHGADIRADDENQEGQAFLTQQAATNIYDSQKGMTSFGAVRHGKDIAVKELYEEGDDDEYLTDPDEPTPPPKASKREEPQPVAQQQQQEEEEEEEEEE
- the LOC128235551 gene encoding calponin homolog OV9M-like, with product MEQTGERKKKRWTKKQLRASQGLLTQQSKTNIYASQAGTTGFGSVRHGADIRADDVNKEGEGVLTQQAATHIYASQKGMTGYGSVRHGADIRSDDCVQEGHGMLTQQAETNIYASQKGMRGYGAVRHGADIRVKELYEEGDDDEYPTDEEEEVKAPPPRRSIRPDNPVPEQVNEPEQNGEPEIAEEEETNEDEPTLRLQASPNQSGASGQKKRPKFTKEQLRAGQGFVGLQAGTNKGASQTGMTSFGAGRHIADIKVKELWEEEDDEKKPSDKTTSDVTATGLPGPK